A single region of the Pseudalkalibacillus berkeleyi genome encodes:
- the deoC gene encoding deoxyribose-phosphate aldolase codes for MNIAKMIDHTALKPELNKEDIVKLANEAKEYNFASVCVNPTWVSTSYEILKDTDVKVCTVIGFPLGASTPETKAFETTNAIENGATEVDMVINISALKSKDYDLVEKDIKAVVDAAKGKALTKVIIETCLLTDDEKKQACELSVKAGADFVKTSTGFSTGGATPEDVALMRKVVGPEIGVKASGGVRGPESAKAMIDAGATRIGASSGISIVKGETSQSDY; via the coding sequence ATGAACATTGCAAAAATGATTGATCACACAGCTTTAAAACCGGAATTAAACAAGGAAGATATCGTTAAACTTGCTAACGAGGCGAAAGAATACAACTTTGCTTCTGTTTGCGTAAACCCAACATGGGTGTCGACTTCATATGAAATTTTAAAAGATACAGACGTAAAAGTTTGTACAGTAATTGGATTCCCTTTAGGCGCATCAACACCTGAAACAAAAGCATTTGAAACAACGAATGCAATTGAGAATGGTGCAACAGAAGTGGACATGGTTATCAACATTAGTGCTTTGAAGAGCAAAGACTATGACCTAGTTGAAAAAGACATCAAAGCTGTTGTAGATGCAGCAAAAGGAAAAGCATTAACGAAAGTAATCATCGAAACTTGTCTTCTAACAGACGATGAGAAGAAACAAGCTTGTGAACTTTCTGTAAAAGCTGGTGCTGACTTTGTGAAGACTTCTACTGGATTTTCAACTGGTGGAGCAACTCCTGAAGATGTAGCTTTAATGCGCAAGGTTGTCGGACCTGAAATTGGTGTAAAAGCTAGTGGAGGCGTTCGTGGTCCAGAATCTGCGAAGGCGATGATTGATGCTGGAGCTACACGTATTGGCGCAAGCTCAGGCATTTCAATTGTGAAAGGCGAAACATCACAATCTGACTATTAA
- the mtaB gene encoding tRNA (N(6)-L-threonylcarbamoyladenosine(37)-C(2))-methylthiotransferase MtaB, translating into MPSVAFHTLGCKVNHYETEAIWQLFESNGYERTDFEKRSDVYVINTCTVTNTGDKKSRQVIRRAIRKNPNAVICVTGCYAQTSPAEVMAIPGVDVVVGTQDRVKMLDYIEQYKRERQPINGVGNIMKARVYEELEVPAFTDRTRASLKIQEGCNNFCTFCIIPWARGLLRSRKPEHVIEQAQQLVHAGYQEIVLTGIHTAGYGEDMKDYNFAQLLSDLDDQVDGIKRLRISSIEASQVTDEVIEVLDRSDKVVPHLHIPLQSGSNTVLKRMRRKYSMEMFADRLNKLKKALPGLAITSDVIVGFPGETEEEFMETYNFIKEHKFSELHVFPFSRRTGTPAANMEDQVPEDVKNNRVHRLIELSNQLAKEYASNYEGEVLEIIPEELDKENSNRVIGYTANYMKVRIEGTEDLIGKLVRVKITKAGYPFNEGRFVRIMDVEQSETSATA; encoded by the coding sequence ATGCCTTCTGTAGCGTTTCATACGTTAGGCTGTAAAGTAAACCATTATGAGACTGAAGCCATTTGGCAATTGTTTGAAAGTAATGGTTATGAACGAACAGATTTTGAAAAGCGTTCTGATGTCTATGTGATCAATACGTGTACAGTTACGAATACTGGGGATAAGAAAAGTCGCCAGGTCATTCGTCGTGCCATTCGAAAGAATCCAAATGCTGTGATTTGTGTTACAGGTTGTTATGCACAAACCTCTCCAGCAGAAGTAATGGCAATCCCAGGTGTTGACGTAGTTGTAGGAACTCAAGATCGTGTAAAAATGCTTGATTACATTGAACAATACAAACGTGAACGCCAGCCGATAAATGGCGTAGGTAACATCATGAAAGCTCGTGTCTATGAAGAATTAGAAGTTCCGGCTTTTACTGATCGAACACGTGCTTCATTAAAGATTCAAGAAGGATGTAACAATTTCTGTACTTTCTGTATTATCCCATGGGCAAGAGGGTTGTTACGCTCTCGAAAGCCTGAGCATGTCATTGAACAAGCCCAACAGCTTGTTCACGCAGGGTACCAAGAAATCGTATTGACTGGTATCCACACAGCTGGATATGGTGAGGATATGAAAGATTACAATTTCGCACAACTGCTATCGGATTTAGATGATCAAGTGGATGGCATTAAACGACTAAGAATTTCGTCTATTGAAGCTAGTCAAGTGACAGACGAAGTAATTGAGGTTCTCGATCGATCTGATAAAGTCGTCCCTCATCTCCATATACCACTTCAATCAGGTTCGAATACTGTGTTAAAGCGTATGAGAAGAAAGTATAGCATGGAGATGTTTGCAGATCGCTTGAACAAGCTCAAGAAAGCACTTCCAGGACTTGCGATCACTTCTGATGTAATCGTCGGTTTTCCTGGCGAAACTGAAGAAGAATTTATGGAAACTTACAATTTCATTAAAGAGCATAAATTTTCTGAGTTGCATGTGTTCCCATTCAGTAGAAGAACAGGTACGCCTGCGGCAAATATGGAAGACCAAGTACCTGAAGATGTGAAAAATAATCGAGTTCATCGACTGATCGAATTATCGAATCAGTTAGCGAAGGAATACGCCTCCAATTATGAAGGTGAAGTTCTTGAAATCATTCCTGAGGAACTTGACAAGGAAAATTCTAATAGGGTAATCGGATATACTGCGAATTATATGAAAGTCCGAATCGAAGGTACAGAAGATTTAATCGGTAAACTCGTTCGAGTAAAGATTACAAAAGCGGGATACCCTTTTAACGAAGGACGATTTGTCAGAATAATGGATGTTGAGCAATCTGAAACATCCGCCACGGCTTAA